The Cervus canadensis isolate Bull #8, Minnesota chromosome X, ASM1932006v1, whole genome shotgun sequence genome contains the following window.
TGGGTTCTGACTCGGATTCTGACTCGGATTCGGGTTCTGGCCCTGACTCTGGGTCTGGTAATGGGTCTGAAGGAACCTTCCCTTCAGAAATTTGCGTTGTTCCTGACGCTTCCGTCTAGCTTCCTGATGCTCCTTCTGCCTCATAAACTGATACCTTTGCAAAAAGAGATCTTTTGCATAGCTGTACAATTCCATATCCAGAAAATTCAGTCCCTCAATACGTTTTTGGAGTTCCTCATTGATTTCTACGCTAGAGGCCCTAGTGGTGTTATACTGGGTAAAGGGAGAAATAAAGTTCATGTTGAAGGTTTTCTCAAACAGATACTGGGTCTTCCGCTGAAACTCAGTGAGGCCGAAGAACGCCATGTGCTTCAGATTCGATTTGGCACTTTCCAGGAGGACCTTGTTCCTCTGGTTTTCGGGCATGACCGACAGGTTGTAGCAGCCAACGAGTGTGAGGTCGGACAGCATGCGCACCTGGCGGTTGTTGGCTAGGTTATAGGGACAGTCCATGAACTCCTTCAGGGGGCAGCCAGACCAGTCGTCTCCAGTGTAGCAGCTGGGCAGCTCTTCAGAAGTTGGGGGCCTGCCGTCGCAGACGTGGAGGGACGCCTTCCATGTTGCCCCTCTCTGGACATGCCTCCACTCACTCAGGTACCGCGACACTGGGTCGCGGAGGATGGTGATGTAGTGGAAGTTCCTATGGACAAAGCACAAAGGCCAGTGGTCAGGGCTGTGGCTGACATAGGTGGAGTCGGGGAGGGGCATGGCATATGTGATGTTCACTGGTCAGGAAGCGAGGCCAAAGTAAAATGATGGCAATCTGGTGGCAGCTGTCCTGTGGACTGTGCTCTTGTCCCCTCTGTGAGTCCCACTAGCCTGTCCAGAGAGCTCctttttaaagcatatatatcGGGCGGAAAGGCCgctcccccttcctccttccccctgtttctctctctccaactAGTGACAGTGTCCTCCCAATGACCTCATTTATTTCATACTCCCCACTCCCAAACTCCCATTAACTGATCATGAAATGgagactcaatggaaatgaatgatTTTACTGAAGTGAGATGAGGTTGACAAGTACTCAAGGTCTAATCTTTCTCACAAAAGCATTCTTCTAATATCTAGTCTAATCAGGATATCTTATGAACAAAACCTTGTTGAAAGAGTGTCTGATATGATGCTTTTGATTCTGGCTGCTGTCATAACATCATGGCTCCTACGTGATGGCAGTGGAATGTGAAGATAGCAGTGCAGCCCGGAGCCTCCAGAAATAAACATTGCGGTTAGTCACCGACTGAAATAGACATGGGAGCTGCCAATGGCATATATATAAGTTACTACTTCGGTTTCAGCCTTCACTCACGTGCTGATATTCCCAGCAGAGGCAAGTTAACTCTATCAGTTCCAAAATACCCgttttctttacccactgaaagGACACCCGGATGTCAGCATGTATGGAGGCTTTGCTGTGTTACTgtcttcactttatttatttattcatttatttttactgtcttcACTTTAAAGCTGCAAACTGTAAGAGTTCTTTGCTCATATAGCAGACTAGTAAACATTTAAAccgcacacccacacacacccatacagAGCAGGTGcactcacactcactcacacactcacacagcagAAGCATCCTGGTTTATGATGTGATCAAGGGAAAAACAACTTTGCAGCTGTACTTTAATTAAGAAATGAGTTTCCACTCAGGTTCAGTGGATAAAGGGTGAGGTCATGGATGGGCTTACTGTGGAAGGAAGATGACAATAAACACTGAATATTAACATTAGTTTCTTCAAGGAAACCTGGCAAATGGCTTGTAGCTTTTCTGGTTTATTCATCCCACCTGAGGGATGCTGCTTCTGCACCCAGGAATGAGGAGCCAGATAGAACCAAGTCAAGCACCCGACTGGCTAGGTCTGCTGGCTGATGTCCTCTGAACAAACATTCCTCCCAAGTCTTGGGCTCTGAGCAATGCAGGCACCCTGGGATCTATATCCTGtgtgcttctcttctattcatggtgttccctctgcctggcatAACCTTCCTTCTTTAACTGGAAAATTCTAGGCATCCTGCAATTTCCAGTCCAAGTATGATCTCTCCTCTGAGAAAATGTATCCCACTCCTGCTGCCAGTCATCATCTCTTCTTCAGTGACACTTCCACAGTTAACctttgctaaaatatttttgatactgaatcacaattttttgtttgtatttctgtttaaaGTAGGTGTTCTGCGA
Protein-coding sequences here:
- the LOC122435699 gene encoding heparan-sulfate 6-O-sulfotransferase 2-like; this translates as MRWRIFQILDAASKDKQGSANTTPGANSPSSAKARNTSKNGKNFHYITILRDPVSRYLSEWRHVQRGATWKASLHVCDGRPPTSEELPSCYTGDDWSGCPLKEFMDCPYNLANNRQVRMLSDLTLVGCYNLSVMPENQRNKVLLESAKSNLKHMAFFGLTEFQRKTQYLFEKTFNMNFISPFTQYNTTRASSVEINEELQKRIEGLNFLDMELYSYAKDLFLQRYQFMRQKEHQEARRKRQEQRKFLKGRFLQTHYQTQSQGQNPNPSQNPSQNPNLNASQSGTQNLFQNLIQNLTQSSGQNPNPKENQESQKQNPGQEQSDGNTSNGTHDYIGSVEKWR